One part of the Gemmatimonadota bacterium genome encodes these proteins:
- a CDS encoding class I SAM-dependent methyltransferase, with protein MTRKIKRTRAFELTLEIKDDAFVRPPTDAQRNWLLNRTLREAADDLEALDAVARRFVPGGTRSLPSDLRSADLTDAQIMEDWQLPLMRAMADIAGRTRGDILEVGFGRGISAELIQAWAPRSHTLIECNPAIVECFHVWREGKPDRDIRMVEGLWQDVLDGLGRFDAIFFHTYALDEDEAIDLLSSSVTFAEHFFAPAAAHLVEGGVFTYLTNEIDSLSRAHQRRLFEHFTSFRVHVVPLQMPPDVQDAWWAPSMAVIEVHR; from the coding sequence ATGACCCGGAAGATCAAGCGCACGCGCGCGTTCGAGCTCACGCTCGAGATCAAGGACGACGCGTTCGTGCGCCCGCCGACGGACGCACAGCGCAACTGGCTGCTCAACCGCACGCTCCGGGAAGCGGCCGACGATCTCGAGGCCCTGGACGCCGTCGCGCGCCGGTTCGTGCCCGGCGGTACCCGCTCGCTCCCGTCCGACCTGCGCAGTGCGGATCTCACCGACGCACAGATCATGGAGGACTGGCAGCTCCCGCTCATGCGGGCCATGGCCGACATCGCGGGTCGGACCCGCGGGGACATCCTCGAGGTGGGATTCGGGCGGGGCATCTCCGCCGAGCTGATCCAGGCGTGGGCGCCGCGCTCCCACACCCTCATCGAATGCAACCCGGCCATCGTGGAGTGCTTCCACGTCTGGCGGGAGGGCAAGCCCGACCGTGACATCCGCATGGTGGAGGGGCTCTGGCAGGACGTGCTGGACGGCCTGGGTCGCTTCGACGCGATCTTCTTCCACACCTACGCGCTGGACGAGGACGAGGCGATCGATCTCCTGTCCTCTTCCGTCACCTTCGCCGAGCACTTCTTCGCGCCGGCCGCCGCGCACCTCGTGGAAGGTGGAGTCTTCACCTATCTGACCAACGAGATCGATTCGCTGTCGCGGGCGCACCAGCGACGTCTCTTCGAGCACTTCACGTCGTTCCGCGTGCACGTGGTGCCGCTGCAGATGCCGCCGGACGTCCAGGACGCGTGGTGGGCGCCCTCGATGGCGGTCATCGAGGTCCACAGGTGA
- a CDS encoding gamma-glutamylcyclotransferase family protein gives MTVPGGDAPAPEPHRRPTASSGPPRLIAYGTLRPGGANHHIVAAFEGVWRHGHVRGDYSPVGWGLTYGYPALIPREDGPSVEADLFESAELVDLWRELDAFEGPAYARVTIPFYCDTGEVLDGQAYVARERPGT, from the coding sequence ATGACGGTCCCCGGAGGCGATGCGCCCGCCCCCGAGCCGCACCGGCGCCCGACCGCTTCGTCCGGGCCGCCGCGCCTGATCGCCTACGGCACCCTCCGTCCGGGGGGCGCCAACCACCACATCGTGGCCGCGTTCGAGGGCGTGTGGCGTCACGGTCACGTCCGCGGCGACTACTCGCCCGTGGGGTGGGGCCTGACCTACGGCTATCCCGCGCTCATCCCGCGCGAGGACGGTCCCTCCGTGGAGGCCGACCTGTTCGAGTCGGCCGAGCTGGTCGACCTGTGGCGGGAGCTGGACGCCTTCGAAGGACCCGCCTACGCCCGTGTGACGATCCCCTTCTACTGCGACACGGGGGAGGTGCTGGACGGCCAGGCCTACGTGGCCCGGGAGCGGCCGGGCACCTGA
- a CDS encoding condensation domain-containing protein: MSPDGRAALRTRLAALDPAALARLAQALGERRPERLTAFVVAEGTVTPEELGRVLRSALPDALVPAVTLCAELPRTAAGKVDRAALARRAPEPPSAPASDAPTGPRSATEETLLGIWRDVLGTDEIGVHDDFFEIGGDSLLSIRVLARAGRAGLRLEPETFFRRPTIAALAEALAPDVHGAGSTDPDEDRADPGRAPLTPIQHWFLERIPRGRDRWNQAVAVDVDEPVDGATLGRVVAALVERHDALRLRLVEQDGAWQQDVATALVEPPVQQVGIDASARDDAVAAALDAAQDGLRIDRAPLFRVLEVRDGDAQRLVLVAHHLLVDAVSWGVLLEDLATLLGQARAGEPLALAPRTASLRRWASALTERVAHPDVRATLPRWEEGTPTEAPASAGDTARASAALARDGDDCAADALQVHVHLDAQETTHLLRTQAARLDATPLELLLAALVHAWRAWTGADTLALELETHGRDAVEGLDVSRTVGWFTSTYPVRLHAPRDQRTPVLDAVRSAMRALPPLASYGLLRFLHPDPATRRRLAGATDARLLFNFLGNTDGDPPGLRRVSLPDVALRSASAPRAYAIEINAWIDAGALHVALEMSQRLHGAEAAHAFAGAWRTALDALATLDPDPFAGRPLAQADLATIGDLLAELDEE; encoded by the coding sequence GTGAGCCCGGACGGACGCGCCGCGCTGCGGACGCGGCTCGCGGCGCTGGATCCCGCCGCGTTGGCTCGGCTGGCCCAGGCGCTGGGGGAGCGCCGTCCAGAGCGACTCACGGCCTTCGTGGTGGCGGAGGGCACGGTCACCCCGGAGGAGCTCGGGCGGGTGCTGCGCAGCGCATTGCCCGACGCGCTCGTGCCCGCCGTGACGCTCTGCGCCGAGCTGCCGCGCACGGCGGCCGGCAAGGTGGACCGGGCTGCGCTGGCCCGTCGCGCTCCGGAGCCGCCGTCCGCTCCGGCGAGCGATGCGCCCACCGGCCCGCGCTCCGCGACCGAGGAGACGCTCCTGGGCATCTGGAGGGACGTGCTGGGCACCGACGAGATCGGGGTGCACGACGACTTCTTCGAGATCGGAGGGGACTCGCTGTTGAGCATCCGCGTCCTGGCCCGCGCCGGCCGCGCGGGGCTGCGCCTGGAGCCGGAGACGTTCTTCCGCCGGCCCACCATCGCGGCGCTGGCGGAGGCGTTGGCGCCCGACGTGCACGGAGCGGGGAGCACGGATCCGGACGAGGACCGCGCCGACCCCGGACGGGCGCCGCTCACGCCCATCCAGCACTGGTTCCTCGAGCGGATCCCGCGCGGACGCGACCGCTGGAACCAGGCCGTGGCGGTGGACGTGGACGAGCCCGTCGACGGGGCAACGCTGGGCCGCGTGGTGGCGGCGCTCGTGGAGCGGCACGACGCGCTGCGCCTCCGGCTGGTGGAGCAGGACGGCGCGTGGCAGCAGGACGTGGCGACCGCGCTCGTTGAACCTCCGGTGCAGCAGGTGGGGATCGACGCCTCCGCTCGCGACGACGCGGTGGCCGCCGCGCTGGACGCGGCCCAGGACGGGCTCCGGATCGATCGTGCGCCGTTGTTCCGGGTGCTCGAGGTCCGCGACGGCGACGCACAGCGCCTGGTCCTGGTCGCCCATCACCTGCTCGTGGATGCCGTCTCGTGGGGTGTGCTCCTCGAGGACCTGGCCACGCTGCTCGGGCAGGCGCGCGCGGGTGAGCCCCTCGCCCTCGCGCCCCGCACGGCCTCCCTGCGCCGCTGGGCCTCGGCCCTGACGGAGCGGGTCGCGCATCCGGACGTGCGGGCCACCCTGCCGCGTTGGGAAGAGGGGACGCCCACCGAGGCGCCGGCATCGGCCGGCGATACGGCCCGTGCTTCCGCGGCCCTCGCGCGTGATGGGGACGATTGCGCGGCGGATGCCCTGCAGGTCCACGTGCACCTGGACGCGCAGGAGACGACCCACCTGCTGCGCACCCAGGCCGCGCGACTGGACGCGACCCCGCTGGAGTTGCTGCTCGCGGCGTTGGTGCACGCCTGGCGGGCGTGGACGGGGGCCGACACGCTCGCGCTCGAGCTGGAGACACACGGTCGCGACGCCGTGGAGGGCCTGGACGTATCGCGAACGGTCGGGTGGTTCACCAGCACCTATCCCGTGCGCCTGCACGCCCCCCGGGACCAGCGAACGCCGGTGCTCGACGCGGTGCGCTCCGCCATGCGCGCGCTGCCTCCGCTGGCCTCGTACGGCCTGCTGCGGTTCCTCCATCCCGATCCGGCGACCCGTCGACGACTGGCCGGCGCGACGGACGCCCGTCTGTTGTTCAACTTCCTGGGCAACACCGACGGCGACCCCCCGGGGCTGCGCCGTGTGTCGCTCCCGGATGTCGCCTTGCGCAGCGCGAGCGCTCCACGCGCGTACGCCATCGAGATCAATGCCTGGATCGATGCGGGCGCCCTGCACGTGGCCCTGGAGATGTCGCAGCGACTGCACGGCGCCGAAGCCGCCCATGCGTTCGCGGGTGCGTGGAGGACCGCGCTCGACGCGCTGGCCACCCTCGACCCCGACCCGTTCGCGGGACGACCGCTGGCCCAGGCCGACCTCGCGACGATCGGGGATCTGCTGGCGGAGCTGGACGAGGAGTAG
- a CDS encoding amino acid adenylation domain-containing protein, producing MATGTIETAFGLTPLQEGMLYHSIREPGAGVYHSQYCVALSGPVQPDLLVQAWRRATERYPVLRTFFAWERRERPLQVVRSTVDLDFEHEDWRDASDVEARWAALLERDRARGIDLGVAPVMRWVLVALGAERWRLLWSVHHTVLDGWSGRMVLREVLADHERLRAGVDHPLPATIGFDHFVGWLETQLPSEAESFWRSALTGAHLPTPLPWDGGVSTQARLRTETFLDAAATDAVRTGAARLRVTPATLVVGAWALLLGRLSGRDDVVVGATVSERPAEIDGVEEAAGLYLSTLPLRVQCDAADAGGWLRALHGTLAQARARATPGLTRIQRWAEVPGRLFDSVIVYESFPTTLDRTDLGAVRIADEHLLEHSDLPLALLVFPGERLRLQLVHDPGRVSASAADALLQQTAGLLRALAGADADSTSALPTLEPGVAERRLAEWSGAAAPAPAVEDVVARVQRHVAAAPDAPALITSERTWSYDALDQAASAVADTLLRAGLAPGARVAVWAARAPETVIAELGVLKAGCAFLLCDPAAPPERTAHLLTYADAVWAGPEVPDTFAAPGRPRLTPTTGSASPRVERPVAPDTPAYVVFTSGSTGVPKGVVVERGHLAWSTGARSVCYPEPPARFLLLSPMSVDSSLAGIWWTLCAGGALVVPDARAEQDPERLTTTMAEAGVTHTLLVPSLWRELLAHADPAGLGSLRRVIVAGEACPASVVRAHRAALPGVPLHNEYGPSETTVWATVDELTGHAEGPVAIGRPVPGARAYVLDDSGVPVTPGAPGALVVGGEGVARGYLDGSAADQARFAPDPFRSGGRVYHTGDRVRFLPDGRLEFLGRLDDQIKVRGFRVEPAEIERILGRHPAVREAVVVLHRAVPAPDVDALVTALSSLPEAEREALLTGVERG from the coding sequence ATGGCGACCGGCACCATCGAGACGGCGTTCGGGCTCACCCCCTTGCAGGAGGGGATGCTCTACCATTCGATCCGGGAGCCCGGGGCCGGCGTCTACCACAGCCAGTACTGCGTGGCGCTCTCGGGGCCCGTCCAGCCCGACCTGCTCGTGCAGGCGTGGCGGCGCGCCACGGAGCGCTACCCCGTCCTGCGCACCTTCTTCGCCTGGGAGCGCCGCGAGCGTCCGCTCCAGGTGGTCCGCTCGACCGTGGATCTGGACTTCGAGCACGAGGACTGGCGCGACGCGTCCGACGTCGAGGCGCGCTGGGCGGCGCTCCTGGAGCGCGACCGCGCGCGCGGGATCGACCTGGGGGTCGCCCCCGTGATGCGCTGGGTGCTCGTGGCCCTCGGAGCCGAACGCTGGCGCCTTCTCTGGAGCGTGCATCACACCGTGCTGGACGGATGGTCCGGACGGATGGTGCTGCGGGAGGTGCTGGCCGACCACGAGCGCCTGCGCGCCGGTGTGGACCACCCACTGCCGGCCACCATCGGCTTCGACCATTTCGTGGGGTGGCTCGAGACGCAGCTTCCGTCGGAAGCGGAGTCGTTCTGGCGGAGCGCGCTCACCGGCGCGCACCTGCCCACGCCGCTTCCGTGGGACGGGGGTGTCTCCACGCAGGCGCGTCTGCGGACGGAGACGTTCCTGGACGCGGCCGCCACCGACGCCGTGCGGACGGGCGCGGCCCGACTACGGGTGACGCCGGCGACCCTGGTGGTCGGCGCGTGGGCCCTGCTGCTGGGTCGTCTGAGCGGACGCGACGACGTGGTGGTGGGTGCCACCGTCTCCGAGCGACCGGCCGAGATCGACGGCGTGGAGGAGGCGGCCGGGCTGTACCTGTCCACGCTGCCGCTGCGCGTACAGTGCGATGCGGCCGACGCCGGTGGCTGGTTGCGCGCGCTGCACGGCACCCTGGCCCAGGCGCGCGCGCGCGCCACGCCCGGACTCACCCGGATCCAACGCTGGGCGGAGGTGCCCGGTCGGTTGTTCGACTCCGTGATCGTGTACGAGAGCTTCCCCACGACGCTGGACCGCACCGACCTGGGCGCGGTGCGCATCGCCGACGAGCACCTGCTGGAGCACTCGGACCTGCCGCTCGCCCTGCTGGTCTTTCCGGGCGAGCGTCTGCGCCTCCAGCTCGTGCACGACCCGGGACGCGTGTCCGCGTCGGCGGCAGACGCGTTGCTGCAGCAGACCGCGGGCCTGCTTCGGGCGCTGGCGGGAGCGGACGCCGACTCCACATCCGCGCTGCCCACCCTGGAGCCCGGAGTGGCGGAGCGGCGGCTCGCGGAGTGGTCCGGAGCCGCCGCGCCGGCACCTGCGGTCGAGGACGTGGTGGCACGGGTGCAGCGGCACGTGGCCGCGGCGCCGGACGCGCCGGCGCTGATCACGTCCGAGCGGACCTGGTCCTACGACGCGCTGGATCAGGCCGCCAGCGCGGTGGCCGATACCCTGCTGCGCGCCGGGCTCGCACCGGGAGCGCGGGTGGCCGTGTGGGCCGCGCGTGCGCCGGAGACCGTGATCGCGGAGCTGGGCGTGCTCAAGGCGGGTTGTGCGTTCCTGCTGTGCGACCCGGCCGCGCCCCCCGAGCGGACCGCACACCTGCTGACGTACGCCGATGCCGTGTGGGCCGGCCCCGAGGTGCCCGACACCTTTGCGGCTCCCGGTCGCCCGCGCCTGACGCCGACGACCGGTTCGGCCTCGCCGCGTGTGGAGCGGCCCGTCGCGCCGGACACGCCGGCCTACGTGGTCTTCACCTCCGGCTCCACCGGAGTGCCCAAGGGCGTGGTCGTCGAGCGCGGTCACCTGGCCTGGTCCACGGGCGCGCGCTCCGTCTGCTATCCCGAGCCGCCCGCGCGCTTCCTGCTCCTGTCCCCGATGTCCGTGGATTCCTCCCTGGCCGGGATCTGGTGGACGCTCTGCGCGGGCGGCGCGCTCGTGGTCCCGGACGCGCGCGCCGAGCAGGATCCCGAGCGCCTGACCACCACGATGGCCGAGGCCGGCGTCACCCACACGCTGCTGGTACCATCGCTGTGGCGGGAGCTGCTGGCCCACGCCGATCCCGCCGGCCTGGGAAGCCTGCGCCGGGTGATCGTGGCCGGCGAGGCCTGTCCGGCGTCGGTCGTGCGGGCGCACCGCGCCGCGCTGCCCGGCGTGCCGCTCCACAACGAGTACGGGCCGAGCGAGACCACCGTCTGGGCCACCGTGGACGAGCTGACCGGCCACGCGGAGGGGCCGGTCGCCATCGGTCGCCCGGTCCCGGGTGCGCGGGCCTACGTGCTGGACGACTCCGGCGTCCCCGTCACTCCGGGCGCACCCGGCGCGCTGGTGGTCGGTGGGGAAGGGGTCGCGCGCGGCTATCTGGACGGCTCGGCGGCGGACCAGGCACGCTTCGCGCCGGATCCGTTCCGCTCCGGTGGGCGCGTCTACCACACCGGGGACCGCGTGCGCTTCCTGCCCGACGGCCGTCTCGAGTTCCTCGGCCGCCTCGATGACCAGATCAAGGTGCGTGGGTTCCGGGTCGAGCCTGCCGAGATCGAGCGCATCCTCGGGCGGCATCCCGCCGTGCGGGAGGCGGTGGTGGTGCTGCACCGTGCCGTTCCGGCGCCCGACGTGGACGCGCTCGTCACCGCCCTGTCGTCGCTCCCGGAGGCGGAGCGCGAAGCCCTCCTGACCGGCGTGGAGCGGGGATGA
- a CDS encoding condensation domain-containing protein — MAAPNVEDLVPLTPMQQLMLLHALSGGDDGLVNQVVYDVGGPVDGSAFALAWTALVARHAALRTGFLWEDLERPVQVVRTAVDAQPARVDLTTEQDPDAAADAWVQQDRAAGFDPRRPPLVRAALVHLAADRHRLVCTVHHLVADRWSYDVLISELGVLYGAARAGSAAGADLPAAPRFRDYVAWMQARDQDGAVAYWRESLDGVAAEAGANRTSTGPRATQERTVSAGVLDSLRERARATRTSLGVWVQLSLALGLARRMGREDVVFGLTVSGRPPQLPDAERTVGSFVNNVPVRVRLQGLETPGAAAQWLHAEQVRRQRHEHLAPPTIAAAAGIPAGRALYDVLCVLNLDDAALPRWSGLDIRIHSATLDAAVPFLFAVGREENGLTLRLLYDEAREDEAARLLTDVEDALARLAALDPGSAWIRDWIASGAAVPGTPATSATVGGAPASPGNATTHADGGSLEGRGAETVLLALWREVLGDPAVGLDDDFFALGGTSLQAAHLFAGIERRLGRTLPLSTLLRSGSVRALLRELDQPVSHASPVVRLRSGGTLAPLYVVPGIGGHVVGLAALARALGADQPFYGLESRGLHGERAPLESIEAIAEDFATEVAATGDGPVDLLGLCWGAAVAFEMTERVRARGRPVRTLALLDPAVLLRAEEEEPGTPDGSFLKRRLELYWDELKGSDWRGRGRFLVDKARRAASAVRGDAQAQESRLERDRYRVREANRRAVTRYDPQPLSVRACIFLTPERDLGGEVDPRLEWRTLIDPEPPVVHVPGSNSGDAISAAHAASFASALRAWLREARPPR; from the coding sequence ATGGCGGCGCCCAACGTCGAAGACCTGGTTCCGCTGACTCCGATGCAGCAGCTGATGCTGCTGCACGCCCTCTCCGGGGGGGACGACGGGCTGGTCAACCAGGTCGTCTACGACGTGGGGGGACCCGTGGACGGCAGCGCCTTCGCGCTGGCCTGGACCGCGCTGGTGGCCCGACACGCAGCGTTGCGGACGGGCTTCCTCTGGGAGGACCTGGAGCGGCCGGTGCAGGTGGTGCGCACGGCGGTGGACGCGCAGCCGGCGCGCGTGGACCTCACGACGGAACAGGACCCGGACGCGGCGGCGGACGCCTGGGTGCAGCAGGATCGTGCGGCGGGCTTCGACCCCCGGCGCCCGCCTCTCGTGCGCGCGGCGCTCGTGCATCTCGCCGCCGACCGGCACCGCCTCGTCTGCACCGTGCACCACCTGGTGGCCGATCGCTGGAGCTACGATGTGCTGATCTCGGAGCTGGGCGTGCTGTACGGGGCGGCGCGCGCCGGGAGCGCGGCGGGTGCAGACCTGCCGGCCGCGCCGCGCTTCCGCGACTACGTGGCCTGGATGCAGGCACGCGACCAGGACGGGGCGGTTGCCTACTGGCGCGAGTCGCTCGATGGGGTCGCCGCTGAGGCGGGCGCCAACCGGACCTCCACCGGCCCTCGCGCGACGCAGGAGCGCACCGTATCCGCCGGTGTGCTCGACTCGCTGCGCGAGCGCGCCCGTGCCACACGCACCTCGCTCGGCGTGTGGGTGCAGCTCTCCCTGGCCCTCGGGCTCGCGCGCCGCATGGGTCGCGAGGACGTCGTGTTCGGGCTGACGGTGTCGGGTCGGCCCCCCCAGCTCCCCGACGCGGAGCGTACGGTGGGGTCGTTCGTGAACAACGTGCCGGTACGCGTGCGCTTGCAGGGCCTGGAGACGCCTGGCGCGGCGGCGCAGTGGCTGCACGCCGAGCAGGTCCGACGTCAGCGCCACGAACATCTGGCGCCGCCCACCATCGCTGCCGCGGCCGGCATCCCGGCGGGGCGAGCCCTGTACGACGTCCTGTGCGTCCTCAACCTCGACGACGCTGCGCTGCCCCGCTGGAGCGGACTCGACATCCGCATCCACTCGGCTACGCTGGATGCTGCGGTGCCGTTCCTGTTCGCGGTGGGACGCGAAGAGAACGGCCTGACCCTGCGACTGCTGTACGACGAAGCACGCGAGGATGAGGCCGCGCGTCTGCTCACGGACGTGGAGGACGCGCTCGCCCGGCTGGCCGCGCTGGACCCGGGGTCTGCGTGGATCCGGGACTGGATCGCATCCGGTGCAGCCGTACCGGGCACACCGGCGACGTCGGCCACCGTGGGCGGAGCGCCCGCGTCGCCCGGGAATGCGACGACCCACGCGGACGGCGGCTCGCTGGAGGGGCGGGGTGCGGAGACGGTGCTGCTGGCGCTCTGGCGTGAGGTGCTCGGGGATCCCGCGGTGGGACTCGACGACGACTTCTTCGCGCTCGGGGGCACGTCGCTCCAGGCCGCCCATCTCTTCGCCGGCATCGAGCGACGCCTGGGACGGACGCTTCCGCTGTCGACCCTTCTCCGCTCCGGCAGCGTGCGGGCGTTGCTGCGCGAGCTCGATCAGCCCGTGTCGCACGCCTCCCCCGTGGTCCGGCTGCGTTCGGGCGGGACCCTCGCGCCGCTGTACGTCGTGCCCGGGATCGGGGGTCACGTCGTGGGCCTGGCCGCGCTCGCGCGCGCGCTCGGCGCCGATCAGCCCTTCTACGGCCTCGAGTCCCGGGGTCTGCACGGCGAGCGCGCGCCACTGGAGTCCATCGAGGCCATCGCGGAGGACTTCGCCACCGAGGTGGCGGCCACCGGGGACGGGCCCGTGGATCTGCTGGGACTGTGCTGGGGCGCCGCCGTCGCGTTCGAGATGACGGAGAGGGTGCGGGCCAGGGGGCGGCCGGTCCGGACGCTGGCGCTCCTCGATCCCGCCGTGCTGCTGCGTGCGGAGGAAGAGGAGCCGGGGACGCCCGATGGCAGCTTCCTCAAGCGCCGCCTGGAGCTCTACTGGGACGAGCTGAAGGGCTCGGACTGGCGAGGCCGCGGGCGCTTCCTGGTGGACAAGGCGCGCAGGGCCGCGAGCGCCGTCCGCGGAGACGCGCAGGCGCAGGAGAGTCGCCTGGAGCGCGACCGCTACCGCGTGCGCGAGGCCAACCGGCGGGCCGTCACCCGCTACGATCCGCAGCCGCTCTCCGTGCGTGCCTGCATCTTCCTGACCCCGGAGCGCGATCTCGGGGGCGAGGTCGATCCTCGGCTGGAGTGGCGGACGTTGATCGACCCCGAGCCCCCGGTCGTGCACGTGCCGGGCTCGAACTCGGGCGACGCGATCTCCGCGGCGCATGCGGCCTCCTTCGCCTCGGCGCTGCGCGCCTGGCTGCGCGAGGCGCGCCCACCGCGATGA
- a CDS encoding zinc-dependent metalloprotease, with protein sequence MNVRTALRTVLPAPLLTTALLLLASCTAARPGPAPSPGAQPDSGAAEGARRPGGGRGGNGAGGGGPQPYASVITDEAISQDGLFRTHRMADKLYFEIPGSALEREMLLLARPVENSAQRPEGFFGGGGSRIVQWERQGHRVILREKRYTVFADDTAAIARQVDGMRKGPVIAAFDVEAYGPDSAAVVEVTSLYTTPNDLMESIDGLQRDKSWIEDAWSFPRNVEVEATQTGNVRPQTPGFGGPGGGGGGANNQPRPETQRMHWSMLLLPDDPMMARLHDERVGFNSFRVIDFGRHEHRSEERRIIRRFRLEKQNPNAPVSDPVEPIVYWIDPATPDWLKPWVVQGVDAWQEAFEEAGFSNAIFGRVAPTPEEDPSWSLYDARHSVIYWRPSSVPNATGGQIWDPRSGEILKGEVNMYHNVLNLLRNWYFIQASPLDARAQSLPLPDSLMGRMLQYVVTHEIGHSIGFPHNMKASAQYPADSIRSRAFLERMGGHVATLMDYSRFNYVAQPEDNIPPHLLIPNIGPYDRFAVKWGYAPIPGARTPDAERPTLDQWARAQDTIPWLRFSTADATNDPEDQTEAVGDADAVKSTTLALKNLERVAQSLIPVAERPGQSYDLLEELYDNTVQQWGRYMAHVASLVGGAITQEKYGTGPRFEPVSRERQAEAVRFLNQNAFRTPDMLIDPDLLLRIESEGVVPRIRTAQSRVLRALLSGPRLNRLVEYEGLLDGTARTYTVAELLGDVRSGVWGELSAGSVRIDVYRRNLQRAYLEAVDAELNPPERPAGAGGGFGQPATQRYNSDARAALRGELVELDRLIQDATGRAGNRSTRLHLRDLHMEIERILDPS encoded by the coding sequence ATGAACGTCCGAACCGCCCTCCGGACCGTCCTCCCGGCGCCGCTCCTGACCACGGCGCTCCTGCTCCTGGCCTCGTGTACCGCTGCCCGTCCGGGTCCGGCCCCCTCGCCCGGCGCCCAGCCCGATTCGGGTGCCGCCGAAGGCGCCCGCCGTCCCGGTGGAGGCCGGGGTGGCAACGGCGCGGGAGGGGGTGGACCCCAGCCGTACGCATCCGTCATCACCGATGAGGCGATCAGCCAGGACGGCCTGTTCCGCACCCACCGGATGGCGGACAAGCTGTACTTCGAGATCCCCGGTTCGGCCCTCGAGCGCGAGATGCTGCTCCTGGCCCGCCCGGTCGAGAACTCGGCCCAGCGGCCCGAGGGCTTCTTCGGCGGTGGGGGCTCGCGCATCGTGCAGTGGGAGCGCCAAGGTCATCGCGTCATCCTGCGCGAGAAGCGCTACACGGTCTTCGCCGACGACACCGCCGCCATCGCCCGGCAGGTGGATGGCATGCGGAAGGGTCCGGTCATCGCTGCGTTCGACGTGGAGGCGTACGGGCCCGACAGCGCGGCGGTCGTGGAGGTGACGTCCCTCTACACCACGCCCAACGACCTGATGGAGAGCATCGACGGGCTCCAGCGGGACAAGAGCTGGATCGAGGACGCGTGGTCGTTCCCGCGCAACGTGGAGGTGGAAGCCACCCAGACCGGGAACGTGCGACCGCAGACGCCCGGCTTCGGCGGACCGGGCGGTGGGGGCGGTGGCGCCAACAACCAGCCGCGGCCCGAGACCCAGCGGATGCACTGGAGCATGCTGCTCCTGCCGGACGATCCGATGATGGCCCGGCTGCACGACGAGCGGGTGGGCTTCAATTCCTTCCGGGTGATCGACTTCGGCCGCCACGAGCATCGCTCGGAGGAGCGGCGCATCATCCGCCGGTTCCGGCTGGAGAAGCAGAACCCGAACGCGCCGGTGTCCGATCCGGTCGAGCCCATCGTCTACTGGATCGACCCCGCGACGCCGGACTGGCTGAAGCCCTGGGTCGTGCAGGGCGTGGACGCCTGGCAGGAGGCGTTCGAGGAGGCCGGCTTCTCCAACGCGATCTTCGGACGGGTGGCCCCGACGCCGGAGGAGGATCCGTCGTGGTCCCTCTACGACGCCCGCCACTCGGTGATCTACTGGCGTCCGTCCAGCGTGCCCAACGCGACCGGTGGCCAGATCTGGGATCCGCGCAGCGGCGAGATCCTGAAGGGCGAGGTCAACATGTACCACAACGTGCTGAACCTCCTGCGCAACTGGTACTTCATCCAGGCGAGCCCGCTGGACGCGCGGGCGCAGAGCCTGCCGCTTCCGGATTCGCTCATGGGGCGGATGTTGCAGTACGTCGTCACCCACGAGATCGGTCATTCCATCGGCTTCCCCCACAACATGAAGGCGAGCGCGCAATATCCGGCGGATTCGATCCGCAGCCGCGCGTTCCTGGAGCGCATGGGTGGGCACGTGGCGACACTGATGGACTACTCGCGCTTCAACTACGTGGCGCAGCCGGAGGACAACATCCCTCCCCACCTGCTGATCCCGAACATCGGACCCTACGACCGGTTCGCGGTGAAGTGGGGATACGCACCCATCCCGGGCGCCCGCACGCCGGACGCGGAGCGCCCGACGCTCGATCAGTGGGCGCGTGCGCAGGACACGATCCCGTGGCTGCGCTTCAGCACGGCGGACGCGACCAACGACCCCGAGGACCAGACAGAGGCCGTCGGCGACGCGGACGCGGTCAAGTCCACGACGTTGGCCTTGAAGAACCTGGAGCGCGTGGCGCAATCGCTGATCCCGGTCGCGGAACGTCCGGGACAGAGCTACGACCTGCTGGAGGAGCTGTACGACAACACGGTACAGCAGTGGGGGCGCTACATGGCGCACGTGGCCTCGCTCGTCGGAGGCGCCATCACCCAGGAGAAGTACGGGACGGGCCCGCGCTTCGAGCCGGTGTCGCGGGAGCGGCAGGCGGAAGCGGTGCGCTTCCTGAACCAGAACGCCTTCCGCACGCCCGACATGCTCATCGATCCCGACCTGCTGCTCCGGATCGAATCCGAGGGTGTCGTACCGCGGATCCGTACGGCACAGTCGCGGGTGCTGCGAGCGCTCCTGAGCGGGCCGCGCCTGAACCGCCTGGTGGAGTACGAAGGCCTCCTGGACGGCACCGCGCGCACCTACACGGTGGCCGAGCTCCTCGGGGACGTGCGCAGTGGCGTCTGGGGCGAGCTGAGCGCCGGCTCGGTGCGGATCGACGTGTACCGACGCAACCTCCAGCGGGCCTACCTGGAGGCGGTGGACGCGGAGCTGAACCCACCCGAACGGCCCGCGGGGGCCGGGGGTGGATTCGGCCAACCGGCCACGCAGCGCTACAACTCGGACGCGCGAGCCGCGCTGCGCGGCGAGCTGGTGGAGTTGGATCGCCTCATCCAGGATGCGACCGGCCGCGCCGGCAACCGCTCCACGCGCCTCCACCTGCGTGATCTGCACATGGAGATCGAGCGGATCCTCGACCCCTCCTGA